One part of the Francisella adeliensis genome encodes these proteins:
- a CDS encoding type VI secretion system protein IglI family protein produces MKLINLILSVNLDNVLYKAYGDDLEKIYLSIEQGEYSNVIQLANQIIEDDCLDIRVICYAIFARWFLAESVIEQFNLFKEFQQIIEYIESNGLKININERIYNSAIKWLYNNILKYIKSINIKNTLTEEYKSELLLTINQHMLFMKSCVNDIDVIEVLEKIFSRYEKASIKEDILAEESISRTEQCHDISENGYHKSNNIKENNGTEDYLKINSDQENSECWNNLLKMIGVYEYLVKNNSWLAAAVLQNKIEREISNFNPINYFPKKFVSYLDSQLCGYEEIKSMYKYKDGEIWPLLEQLYVSNPTSFIERDFNTFSSILEKGNGSNLESNLNTNENFDSNEDFL; encoded by the coding sequence ATGAAATTAATAAATCTTATATTGAGCGTAAATTTAGATAATGTGCTTTATAAGGCATATGGAGATGATTTAGAAAAAATATATTTATCTATTGAGCAAGGTGAATACAGCAATGTGATTCAACTAGCAAATCAAATAATAGAGGATGACTGTTTAGATATTAGAGTTATTTGTTATGCGATATTTGCACGTTGGTTTTTGGCTGAGAGTGTGATTGAACAATTTAATTTATTTAAAGAGTTTCAACAAATAATAGAATATATTGAAAGCAATGGTTTAAAGATAAATATTAATGAAAGAATATATAATTCTGCAATTAAATGGTTGTATAACAACATATTAAAATACATAAAAAGTATAAACATAAAAAATACTTTAACTGAAGAGTATAAAAGTGAATTATTGCTTACCATAAATCAACATATGCTTTTTATGAAATCTTGTGTTAATGATATAGATGTTATAGAAGTTTTAGAGAAAATTTTTTCACGTTATGAAAAAGCAAGTATAAAAGAGGATATTCTTGCAGAAGAAAGTATCAGTAGGACTGAACAATGCCATGATATCAGTGAGAATGGATATCATAAAAGTAATAATATAAAAGAAAATAATGGCACTGAAGATTATCTAAAAATCAACTCAGATCAAGAGAACAGCGAATGTTGGAACAACCTATTAAAAATGATAGGAGTATATGAATATTTAGTCAAAAACAACTCTTGGCTAGCAGCAGCAGTATTACAAAATAAGATTGAAAGAGAAATATCAAACTTTAATCCTATTAATTATTTTCCAAAAAAATTTGTTTCATATTTAGATTCACAACTTTGTGGATATGAAGAAATAAAATCTATGTACAAATATAAGGATGGAGAGATTTGGCCATTATTAGAGCAATTATATGTTAGTAATCCTACTAGTTTTATTGAAAGAGACTTTAATACATTTAGTTCTATTCTTGAAAAAGGAAATGGTAGCAATCTAGAGAGTAATCTCAATACTAATGAAAATTTTGATAGTAATGAAGATTTTTTATGA
- the tssK gene encoding type VI secretion system baseplate subunit TssK, whose translation MPNVHWHLGQTLSPNHFRLQQDNMSVLSNTLLYEVNNLTPGIYQLKLKDNDIDNLVINVEELVILLDSGESIILGKNAKINSYKLNVHDNSIKKLDVYLNIKEKKYIDTYKYNSHDIKVEYYDLFISDSYSEQSCYSIKVFELDLIQDTNSYSICKSFIPKLSALPYLYRDGILPRLMPIVDHIHCLISKNISSMTVGIYKYQLIICELSKIDFWLKKVSSNTKSIHFNEIQKYMVKLLIIVSLVQDKIPQFKASDIEGDGYHWCLSQLDRIEKAMDDLLSVNHRIITLTLSDGIYKSPLLPREFFMSKKKYIVFEGLNHHGGEVKASMKLFSPVDIRSIMTFSSKGVEMRELDKELYKKTFPLADLILEIHASGTSWINIFEQKLLCLTLYSQESEAKAYLVYE comes from the coding sequence ATGCCTAATGTTCACTGGCATCTTGGTCAGACATTGTCGCCAAATCATTTTAGATTGCAACAGGACAATATGTCTGTATTGTCAAATACACTGTTGTATGAGGTGAATAATCTGACTCCCGGTATATATCAATTAAAGTTAAAAGATAATGATATAGATAACTTAGTGATAAATGTCGAGGAACTTGTTATTTTACTTGATTCTGGTGAAAGTATAATATTGGGTAAAAATGCTAAAATAAATAGTTATAAGCTAAATGTACATGATAATAGTATAAAAAAACTAGATGTTTATCTAAATATTAAAGAGAAAAAATATATAGACACTTATAAATATAATAGTCATGATATAAAAGTCGAGTATTATGACCTTTTTATATCAGACTCTTATTCTGAGCAGTCTTGTTATTCAATTAAGGTTTTTGAGTTAGATCTTATACAAGATACTAATTCTTATTCTATATGTAAAAGTTTTATACCCAAACTTTCAGCTTTACCTTATCTCTATAGGGATGGTATTTTGCCTAGGTTAATGCCTATCGTTGACCATATACATTGTTTAATTAGCAAAAATATATCTAGCATGACTGTTGGGATCTATAAATATCAACTTATCATTTGCGAACTTTCAAAAATTGATTTTTGGTTGAAAAAAGTATCTTCTAATACAAAATCAATTCATTTTAATGAGATTCAAAAGTATATGGTTAAGTTACTTATAATAGTATCTCTTGTGCAAGATAAAATACCACAGTTTAAAGCTTCTGATATAGAGGGAGATGGTTATCACTGGTGTCTTTCTCAACTTGATAGAATAGAAAAAGCGATGGATGATTTGCTCTCGGTTAATCATAGGATTATTACATTAACTTTAAGTGATGGAATATATAAGAGTCCATTATTGCCTCGCGAGTTTTTTATGTCTAAGAAAAAATATATTGTATTTGAGGGCTTAAATCATCACGGTGGTGAAGTCAAAGCAAGTATGAAGCTTTTTTCGCCTGTTGATATCCGTTCGATTATGACGTTTTCAAGTAAAGGTGTTGAGATGAGAGAGTTAGATAAAGAATTGTATAAAAAAACATTTCCATTAGCAGACCTTATATTAGAAATTCATGCTTCTGGTACAAGTTGGATTAATATATTTGAGCAGAAACTATTATGTTTAACACTTTATTCTCAAGAAAGTGAAGCTAAAGCATATCTAGTATATGAATAA
- the tssC gene encoding type VI secretion system contractile sheath large subunit yields MMSSTELLDCNDVLLSAGLNSCDTYEIIEQDNIGSMDLESYEKRFLTALTVLLANSGDKIDKDSVQSLIDKIDEVISSQVDEVLKDESFMNLERNWRSVYELASSIDNNKTKLSIIDVTKEELSEDFEINSADIISSDLFQKVYVSEYDQYGGEPFGSIIGLYSYSNTPEDIEWLNTMGKVAEASHAPFISAVSPNFFGENSFSNLSEIKDIEGLMSQPKYGRWNAFRKTRSAGYVGLTLPNFMLRIPYNPETNPVGKGVIPNFTEKLDMVEPQKSCLWGNAAVLFAKNLFRSYEITGWCQSICGPTSGGLVEGLPIYNYNHKDPNAFILPTNFLMPDHKEYALAKAGFISLVYEKKTSNATFFSAQSLKVSEEFEDDNDSENSQMVTKLPYTFSISKIAHYIKCYTRDVIGSEMDENNLNDKLSTWLNRYVTDLPNPSTLTRQYYPFKAAAVEVMKSRGMAGFYNCNITVLPHIKFEGMDVVMKIDTRLGN; encoded by the coding sequence ATGATGAGTAGTACTGAGTTATTAGATTGTAATGATGTATTGTTGTCAGCGGGGCTTAATTCTTGTGATACTTACGAGATTATTGAGCAAGACAATATAGGTTCTATGGATCTAGAGAGTTATGAAAAGAGATTTCTAACAGCATTAACCGTGTTGTTGGCTAATTCTGGAGATAAAATAGATAAAGATTCTGTGCAAAGCCTGATTGATAAAATAGATGAGGTTATATCAAGCCAAGTTGATGAAGTTCTTAAAGATGAGAGTTTTATGAACTTAGAGAGAAATTGGCGTAGTGTTTATGAATTAGCATCTTCTATTGATAATAATAAAACTAAACTTTCTATAATAGATGTGACCAAGGAAGAGCTTTCAGAAGATTTCGAAATTAATAGTGCAGACATTATAAGCAGTGATTTATTTCAGAAAGTATATGTTAGTGAATATGATCAATACGGGGGAGAACCATTTGGGTCTATTATTGGTTTATATTCTTATAGTAATACCCCTGAAGATATAGAGTGGTTGAATACTATGGGAAAAGTGGCAGAAGCTTCACATGCTCCTTTTATATCTGCAGTATCACCTAATTTTTTTGGGGAAAATAGTTTTAGTAACCTTTCAGAAATTAAAGATATAGAAGGATTAATGTCACAGCCTAAATATGGAAGGTGGAATGCTTTTAGAAAAACCAGATCAGCAGGATATGTTGGTTTAACATTGCCTAATTTTATGTTGAGAATCCCCTATAATCCAGAAACAAACCCGGTTGGTAAAGGAGTTATACCTAATTTTACTGAAAAACTAGACATGGTAGAGCCGCAAAAAAGTTGTTTATGGGGAAACGCCGCAGTATTGTTTGCAAAAAATCTGTTTAGGTCATATGAGATAACAGGGTGGTGTCAGTCTATATGTGGACCAACTAGTGGTGGTTTGGTAGAAGGCTTACCTATTTATAATTATAATCATAAAGACCCTAATGCGTTTATTTTACCAACTAATTTTTTAATGCCAGATCATAAAGAATACGCATTAGCTAAAGCAGGGTTCATTTCATTGGTTTATGAGAAGAAGACATCTAATGCTACTTTTTTTAGTGCTCAATCTCTAAAGGTTAGTGAGGAGTTTGAAGATGACAATGACTCTGAAAATAGTCAAATGGTAACTAAATTGCCATACACTTTTTCGATTTCTAAGATAGCACATTACATTAAGTGCTATACCAGAGATGTTATAGGGTCTGAGATGGATGAAAACAATTTAAATGATAAATTATCCACATGGCTTAATAGGTATGTAACAGATTTACCAAATCCATCTACATTAACTAGACAGTATTATCCATTTAAAGCTGCAGCTGTTGAAGTTATGAAGTCTAGGGGAATGGCTGGCTTTTATAATTGTAATATTACTGTACTTCCACACATAAAATTTGAAGGTATGGATGTTGTTATGAAAATAGACACAAGACTGGGAAATTAA
- the tssB gene encoding type VI secretion system contractile sheath small subunit — MINNLIPKSRVNITYEMEVNGVKKAKELPFKQLILADLSNGTSKDREKNLGEREIHEVAGPNLNELMSKMNINYSASISNCIDSKQGVLKVGFKIDSIKSFNPNKIAENIPELTNLIQLKKLLKEYESCIDNNRNFRNLVNRLLNQKDDLDNIKKQLPLDAAISYKIIAKEKGENDE, encoded by the coding sequence ATGATAAATAATCTCATACCAAAGTCAAGGGTTAATATAACCTATGAAATGGAGGTTAATGGTGTAAAGAAAGCCAAAGAATTACCGTTTAAACAACTTATTTTAGCTGATTTATCTAATGGGACTTCAAAGGATAGAGAAAAGAACTTAGGTGAACGTGAGATTCATGAAGTTGCAGGACCAAATCTTAATGAGTTAATGAGTAAAATGAATATAAACTATTCTGCTTCAATATCTAACTGCATTGATTCAAAACAAGGGGTCCTTAAAGTTGGTTTTAAGATTGACTCCATAAAGTCTTTTAATCCAAATAAAATTGCAGAAAATATTCCAGAGCTGACTAATCTAATACAATTAAAAAAACTGCTAAAAGAATATGAGTCATGCATAGATAATAATAGGAATTTTAGGAATTTAGTTAACAGGTTATTAAACCAAAAAGATGATTTAGATAATATAAAAAAACAATTGCCTTTAGATGCAGCAATTTCCTATAAAATAATAGCTAAGGAGAAGGGTGAGAATGATGAGTAG
- a CDS encoding helix-turn-helix domain-containing protein, whose amino-acid sequence MTDFTLPLDITSLEITAQSIDSKGNITFTVVSTCSDTTCHNCGKLATKVYGSTPPRTIQHTSILDRKVYLQIRPVRYECEHCGSTTSELYDWCERNAKVTKALEEYIMRNLINSTIEDVSKKMKISYKTVASVVDREVSS is encoded by the coding sequence ATGACCGACTTTACTCTTCCTTTAGATATAACCTCATTAGAAATAACCGCTCAAAGCATTGATAGTAAAGGGAATATTACTTTTACTGTGGTCAGTACATGTTCTGATACAACGTGCCATAACTGTGGAAAACTAGCAACTAAAGTATATGGTTCAACCCCTCCAAGAACAATTCAACATACCTCCATTTTAGACCGCAAAGTTTACCTTCAAATTAGGCCAGTTCGTTATGAATGTGAACATTGTGGTAGCACCACATCTGAGCTGTACGATTGGTGTGAGAGGAATGCAAAAGTTACAAAGGCATTGGAAGAATATATAATGCGTAATTTGATCAATAGTACAATTGAAGATGTTTCAAAAAAAATGAAAATAAGTTACAAAACAGTGGCAAGTGTAGTAGATAGAGAAGTATCATCATAA
- a CDS encoding OsmC family protein — protein sequence MEKDSDGKVSMTKVTLRPHVQFSGDKKPTMEQLEKMHHQSHEQCFIANSVKTEVVTEIVA from the coding sequence ATGGAGAAAGATAGCGATGGTAAAGTTTCAATGACTAAAGTTACACTTAGACCACATGTTCAGTTTTCTGGTGATAAAAAACCAACGATGGAGCAACTTGAAAAAATGCACCATCAATCACATGAGCAATGCTTCATTGCTAACTCAGTGAAAACTGAAGTTGTTACCGAAATTGTAGCCTAA
- a CDS encoding OsmC family protein — MPKYFAKINWVRGSNESYIDNKYSRGHEWIFDGGVTVQASSSPHVIPLPYSVEANVDPEEAFVASLSSCHMLFFLSISAKEGML; from the coding sequence ATGCCAAAGTATTTTGCCAAAATCAATTGGGTTAGAGGTAGTAATGAAAGTTATATTGATAACAAGTATAGCCGTGGGCATGAATGGATCTTTGATGGAGGTGTAACCGTTCAAGCTTCTTCTTCACCTCACGTAATTCCTTTACCTTATTCCGTTGAAGCAAATGTAGATCCAGAAGAAGCATTTGTTGCGTCTCTTTCTAGTTGTCACATGTTATTCTTTTTATCAATATCGGCAAAAGAAGGTATGTTGTAG
- a CDS encoding MBL fold metallo-hydrolase has product MRSLISINNSNENRFSNPTGSPVRKGGSKDFLKFVFSSMFKKYKDGFPKDHVLEKQQALEQLNKANNYSITWLGHAAFLIKLNDYFIVTDPFLSKNAGPGFLGPKREISSPLDLSELPKIDMIIISHNHYDHLDSKVIKDFPNKEDIKVIVPLGLSSFFIKRGFSNVTEMNWWQEINIDDITIGCLPCVHFSGRGLFDGNKTLWASFSIKDKNKKIWFSGDTAFGEVFKEIGKKEEYFDLALIGIGAYEPRDFMCSVHATPEEAIQIARDIKATKTIGMHWGTIRLTPEPFFEPPKRFKQAAEDQKYGQENALILKVGETIGI; this is encoded by the coding sequence GTGAGAAGTCTTATCTCTATTAATAACTCTAATGAAAATAGATTTTCTAATCCTACAGGTAGCCCTGTGCGTAAAGGTGGAAGTAAAGACTTTTTAAAATTCGTTTTTTCTTCTATGTTTAAGAAATATAAAGATGGTTTTCCAAAAGACCATGTTTTAGAAAAACAACAAGCTTTAGAACAGTTAAACAAAGCTAATAACTATAGTATTACTTGGCTAGGGCATGCTGCTTTTTTGATTAAGCTTAATGATTATTTTATTGTTACAGATCCTTTTTTGAGTAAAAATGCTGGACCTGGATTTTTAGGCCCAAAGAGAGAGATAAGCTCGCCATTAGACTTAAGCGAACTTCCAAAAATAGATATGATTATTATTAGTCATAATCATTATGATCATTTAGATTCAAAAGTTATAAAAGATTTTCCAAATAAAGAAGATATCAAAGTAATAGTACCTCTTGGGCTTAGTAGCTTTTTTATCAAAAGAGGGTTTAGTAATGTAACTGAAATGAACTGGTGGCAGGAAATTAATATAGATGATATTACTATAGGTTGTTTACCTTGTGTTCATTTTTCTGGTCGAGGATTATTTGATGGAAATAAAACTCTATGGGCTAGCTTCTCAATTAAAGATAAAAATAAGAAGATATGGTTCTCAGGTGATACAGCTTTCGGAGAAGTATTTAAAGAAATTGGTAAAAAAGAAGAATATTTTGATTTAGCTTTGATAGGTATAGGAGCGTATGAGCCTCGTGACTTTATGTGCTCTGTACATGCTACTCCAGAAGAAGCAATTCAAATAGCTAGAGATATCAAGGCTACAAAAACTATAGGTATGCACTGGGGAACTATCAGGCTTACGCCAGAACCTTTTTTTGAGCCTCCTAAAAGATTCAAACAGGCTGCAGAAGATCAAAAATATGGTCAAGAAAATGCTTTGATTTTAAAGGTTGGTGAGACTATAGGTATATGA
- a CDS encoding MFS transporter, whose amino-acid sequence MKKFLVLLASSAEWYEFTVYSFCAVYIGAAFFPELSSPFASFLAAFGAFAAGFLARPIGGLIFGYIGDKKSRTTALALAAFFMGVPTVGMALLPSYATIGIFAPLILVIFRISQGIAIGGQSSGSLIILVESESTVYGKSKAGVNFVTSAMGGVLLAIVSFQLIGYFIPEESMANGGWRILFAIAIILVIISFFIKHSKDEEEKPVASNIKLSSTILKNYKSIIFIFVLCFPGAVVAYFQITMLPNIVKQVLGQANVNVSALTTISIIVFLVACHISARLTKYFSIKSIITFGLILMLVLSLPIYQLYKMNNELLILFFVVMAIVFGIFYGNIMVIFAECLPKEIRYTAFALAYNVGYGVFGGLLPFVCFYLAGEISDYLAIAVIPISALVGLYALYFLDPNKNNNNYTMKTSESITLTPVTPILTTDLNPTQQSS is encoded by the coding sequence ATGAAGAAATTTTTAGTTTTACTAGCAAGCTCAGCTGAGTGGTATGAGTTTACAGTTTACTCGTTTTGTGCGGTATATATTGGAGCTGCATTCTTCCCTGAGTTGAGTAGTCCTTTTGCTAGCTTTTTAGCAGCGTTTGGTGCATTTGCAGCAGGGTTTTTAGCTCGTCCAATTGGCGGGCTAATTTTTGGCTATATTGGAGATAAAAAAAGTAGAACAACTGCTTTAGCTTTAGCCGCATTCTTTATGGGGGTTCCTACCGTAGGTATGGCACTTTTACCATCGTACGCAACCATTGGCATATTTGCACCATTAATATTAGTGATTTTTAGGATATCACAAGGCATAGCAATAGGTGGTCAATCTAGTGGATCACTTATAATACTTGTTGAGAGCGAGAGCACAGTATATGGTAAATCAAAAGCAGGTGTTAATTTTGTTACTAGTGCAATGGGAGGTGTTTTGCTAGCAATAGTAAGCTTCCAACTTATAGGATATTTTATTCCTGAAGAATCAATGGCTAACGGTGGTTGGAGAATACTTTTTGCAATAGCTATTATTTTAGTAATCATATCTTTCTTTATTAAGCACAGTAAGGATGAGGAAGAAAAGCCAGTAGCAAGCAATATAAAGCTTAGCTCTACAATTTTAAAAAATTACAAAAGTATTATTTTCATATTTGTACTGTGTTTTCCTGGAGCTGTTGTTGCATACTTTCAAATTACGATGCTTCCAAATATTGTTAAGCAAGTTTTAGGGCAAGCAAATGTAAATGTGTCAGCTCTAACGACAATAAGCATAATCGTTTTCCTTGTAGCTTGTCATATATCTGCAAGACTAACAAAATACTTCAGTATTAAAAGCATAATAACCTTTGGTTTGATATTAATGCTGGTGCTGTCTTTACCAATATATCAGTTATATAAGATGAATAACGAATTACTGATATTATTCTTTGTGGTTATGGCAATTGTTTTTGGTATATTCTACGGTAATATCATGGTTATTTTCGCAGAGTGTTTACCAAAAGAGATTCGCTATACAGCATTTGCTTTAGCTTATAATGTTGGTTATGGGGTATTTGGTGGATTATTGCCGTTTGTATGTTTCTACTTAGCAGGTGAAATTTCTGATTATCTTGCAATAGCTGTAATACCTATAAGTGCTTTGGTAGGGCTATATGCTTTATATTTCCTTGATCCTAATAAAAATAATAATAACTATACAATGAAAACTTCAGAAAGCATTACTTTAACGCCTGTTACCCCCATACTCACTACTGATCTTAACCCTACGCAGCAGAGTAGTTGA
- a CDS encoding NAD(P)-dependent oxidoreductase, with protein MTKKNVGVIGLGNMGYGMCYSLLRHKFTVIGTDLDVEKKAAAKEIGVVIADDVKELCSKADIIILSLPMSKHVQQVIEGPAGIIENAKPNTLIIDTSTSEPEVTRQLASKLSDYGHQLLDCPVSGGPAGSKSGTMLMLVGGEESAFKRAETYLDALTSKIIYLGKSGNGNIAKLINNLLCAAHLVTTSEAVALGEKAGLDAEKLIEGLNAGSGSSAISQVNYPRWILNNAFDSGFTMQLMRKDVNLAKNLIGEMDMKLPVSEQISEIWAQSKDNIPNEYDFNCIVNNNK; from the coding sequence ATGACTAAAAAAAATGTAGGTGTTATTGGTCTCGGCAATATGGGTTATGGTATGTGTTATTCATTATTGCGTCATAAGTTTACTGTTATAGGAACAGATCTTGATGTAGAAAAGAAAGCTGCAGCTAAAGAGATAGGCGTTGTTATCGCTGATGATGTTAAAGAGTTGTGCTCTAAAGCAGACATAATCATCTTATCATTACCAATGTCTAAGCATGTCCAACAAGTAATTGAAGGTCCTGCTGGTATTATTGAAAATGCAAAACCTAATACCCTTATCATCGACACTTCAACTTCTGAACCAGAAGTTACTCGCCAGCTAGCAAGTAAGCTAAGTGATTATGGTCATCAGTTGTTAGATTGTCCTGTGAGTGGAGGTCCTGCTGGAAGTAAAAGTGGTACTATGCTGATGTTGGTTGGTGGTGAAGAGTCTGCTTTTAAGCGTGCTGAAACATATTTAGATGCTTTAACATCTAAAATCATTTATTTAGGTAAATCTGGTAATGGCAATATAGCAAAACTTATTAATAATCTTTTATGTGCTGCACATCTTGTTACTACCTCAGAGGCTGTAGCACTAGGTGAAAAGGCAGGTCTTGATGCTGAGAAGCTAATAGAAGGCTTGAATGCTGGTTCTGGTAGTAGTGCGATAAGCCAAGTTAACTATCCTCGTTGGATTTTAAATAATGCATTTGATTCAGGCTTTACTATGCAACTGATGCGTAAAGACGTTAACCTAGCAAAAAATTTAATTGGCGAAATGGACATGAAGTTACCAGTATCTGAACAAATATCAGAAATATGGGCTCAAAGTAAAGACAATATTCCTAATGAATATGACTTTAACTGCATTGTAAACAATAACAAATAG
- a CDS encoding aldehyde dehydrogenase family protein, translating to MSLIVEKNGEKQIEKLLTDFFGSTTFGSWVNGEIVQGKGEIIELTNPATGKVFKSYKDAGSDVVNAAADCAVKAQEKWWGLTAKDRAQLMYRCGESIRNVSDEIANLEAISAGKPIRECLVEISKVADMFEYYAGWCDKMTGQVIPVPTSHLNYTRHEPYGVVAQITPWNAPVFTAGWQIAPAICAGNAVLLKPSELTPLSSTILVSIIEKAGIPKGLVNVINGLGNTTGETAISNQAVKKVIFVGSHKVGSIIATQAAKRVIPCVLELGGKSANIIFDDANLDDAIVGAQAAIFSSAGQSCVAGSRLLVQRGVYDEFVKRLVSASNKLSAGFPWEKTTMVGPINNLKQYNHVNSMIADGIKEGATISCGGNKPEVSGGEEGYFLRPTVITGVNNSMKVAQEEIFGPVVVVIPFDDESDAVSIANDSRFGLAGAVWTADVGRAHRMSALIKAGTFWINCYKAINVMSPFGGFGESGYGRSSGYEGLLEYTQTKSVWVETAKDSNIKFGYSA from the coding sequence ATGAGTTTGATAGTTGAAAAAAATGGCGAAAAACAGATTGAAAAATTACTAACTGATTTTTTTGGTTCTACTACATTTGGTAGTTGGGTAAACGGTGAAATAGTTCAAGGTAAAGGAGAGATTATTGAACTAACTAACCCAGCTACTGGAAAAGTTTTTAAGTCTTACAAAGATGCTGGAAGTGATGTAGTCAATGCTGCTGCTGACTGTGCCGTCAAAGCACAAGAAAAATGGTGGGGACTTACTGCTAAAGATCGTGCTCAACTAATGTATAGATGCGGTGAAAGCATCCGCAATGTCTCAGATGAAATAGCAAATCTCGAAGCTATTTCTGCAGGCAAACCAATAAGAGAATGTCTTGTAGAAATATCTAAAGTAGCAGATATGTTTGAGTATTATGCTGGCTGGTGTGACAAAATGACTGGACAGGTAATTCCTGTCCCAACAAGTCACTTGAACTATACTCGTCATGAACCTTACGGTGTTGTCGCTCAGATTACACCTTGGAATGCCCCAGTCTTCACAGCAGGCTGGCAGATAGCACCTGCAATATGTGCAGGGAATGCTGTTTTACTGAAGCCTTCCGAACTAACTCCATTAAGCTCAACAATTTTGGTTTCAATTATTGAAAAGGCTGGGATTCCAAAAGGTCTTGTAAATGTTATTAATGGACTTGGAAACACTACAGGTGAAACAGCTATATCTAACCAAGCTGTCAAAAAAGTAATCTTTGTTGGATCACATAAAGTTGGTAGCATTATTGCGACACAGGCGGCAAAAAGAGTTATCCCTTGTGTTTTAGAGCTAGGTGGTAAGTCTGCAAACATTATATTTGATGATGCAAATTTAGATGATGCTATTGTTGGTGCACAAGCAGCTATATTCTCATCTGCTGGGCAAAGCTGTGTAGCTGGTTCTCGTTTATTAGTTCAGCGTGGTGTATATGATGAATTTGTTAAGAGACTTGTAAGTGCATCAAACAAGCTTTCTGCTGGCTTTCCTTGGGAAAAAACAACAATGGTTGGACCAATAAATAATTTAAAACAATATAATCATGTAAATAGCATGATAGCTGATGGCATAAAAGAAGGTGCTACAATTTCATGCGGTGGTAATAAACCTGAAGTTTCAGGTGGTGAAGAAGGCTACTTTTTGCGCCCAACAGTGATTACTGGTGTTAACAACTCTATGAAAGTTGCCCAAGAGGAAATTTTTGGTCCCGTAGTGGTTGTTATTCCATTTGATGATGAAAGTGATGCGGTATCTATTGCCAATGATAGTCGCTTTGGGTTAGCTGGTGCAGTTTGGACTGCTGATGTAGGGCGTGCACATAGAATGTCTGCTCTTATTAAAGCTGGAACATTTTGGATAAATTGTTATAAGGCTATTAATGTTATGTCTCCTTTTGGTGGTTTTGGTGAAAGTGGCTATGGGCGTTCAAGTGGTTATGAAGGCCTATTAGAATACACTCAGACGAAAAGTGTATGGGTTGAAACAGCTAAAGATTCTAATATCAAATTTGGCTACTCTGCATAA